The genomic region CCGCTTTCACCACGGAAACAGTCACTCCGGCAGGGATCTCCTCTTCACCGGCCGTCATGTCGGCTATGAAATCCGTTGCGTTATAGCCGTAGTCCATGAAATTCTGGGAATATATCATTCCTGTGAGAACAGAAATGTTGCCTGAGTAGAAACTGCTGACGATATTGTTCGCCATTGCTTCAATTGCTGCCTTCTCGTTCTCTGTTACGGGTATTTCTATGCCGCCTGCCTCAACGACAGCTATGACCTGATTCATGGCGGCTTCATATGCCTGTGCGTTTCCTGCGCTGTCCCAACTTATTGCCGCAGTGTACGCCTGCTGAAGTGTGGCATACTGAGTATTGCCGGTGTCGGTTACCTCCTCTTTAACAGAGATAACGTCGATGGCAAGTGTTGCCTCTTTAACTCCCTCAAGCAGATAGCTGATAATATTCGACGGGGTCACCGTACTGTCAACCGCCTCGACCATCGACTCAAGAACGTCGACATAGAGAGTGGTCAAAGGGTTTGTTGCACCCAGATCGGCCGTTGCGCCCGATACGTCTATGGACTCGAAGAAGTTTTTAAGCACGAGATCGCCATACACAGCCTTTATGAACACAGGATCTCCCTCCTGATAAGCAACTGAGCAGGAATATTCATTTCCGTTGCCAGTGCTGGTCATCCGTACCTCTGTTCCGTCGGGCAGTGTAAGGGTCACTATTATGTCCGTTGCCGCTCTTACTACGGCAGATGATACTCCGCTCATTTCAATAGTGGTTTTGACAGTCACTTCGGATGTCGGAGCAGGGCTGTCGCTGCCGCCGCCTCCTCCGCCGCAGCCGTAAAGTGCTGTCAGAAACAGTGTAAGAAGGCCGAAAATTAAAATTTTCCTGAACATATGAACCTCCTTTTGGGTTTCACATATTATACCATTATAAACATTAGCTCACAAACGAGATTCTCAGATTTTTACAATCATGGAAATATATTATTAAATTATAATTATTCTGATTAACCAATAAACGATTGAAAACATTCTATTGTTTGTCATAAACGGGCAGATGTGATATCCTTTAAAAAACAGATGCGGATGTGAAAATGCACAATGCAACCCCCGAACAGCTGCTCCACGTTGCCACCCAGTACCACAAAGAAGGCAAACTGGATGCGGCGGAAAAACTGTATAAAACCGTTATCGAGGTTAAACCCCACGATGCGCAGGCATGGTTTTATCTCGGAATGATAAAATATTCTCAAGGCACACATTTTGAGGCAATCGAACACCTGAGGCGTGCTCTTGAGCTTGACCCGAAAAATGCCGACTTCAGCAACAATCTGGGCGAAATATACCGTCAGCACGGGATGCTGGACGAGGCGGAATATTTCATCCGCAATGCAATAGTCATAAACCCCAATCAGGCTGACGCCTATTCAAACCTTGCACTCATCTGCAAAGCAAAGGGCGACTATGACTCCGCAAAGCTCTATTTCTCCCGATCCCTCGACCTGAACCCGAAAAATGCCAACACCATAATAAACGTCGGAAACCTTTTCCTGACGATTAACGAATATGACGATGCCGCAGAATGCTTTCTGGCGGCTCTGGGATTAGCTCCCGAAAATCCTCATGCTCTTAGGGGATGCGCAATAGCACTCTATGAAAAAGGTGAATACAACGCCGCCGCCGCAATGCTGAGCAGACTGACAGCGGGCAAACCCGACTTTCACAGAGAAAAAGTGGATCTGGCGCTTATAACCCTCAGAAACAAAGACTTCAGAAAAGGTTTTCAACTTCTGGAATCCAGACTGAAACACCTGCCCCACATAATGCAGGGAGAAGAAAAGAACCTCTGGAGAGGCGCTGACCTGAAAGGCAAAACCATTTATATTTATGATGAAAAGGACGGTCTGGGCGGCTTCGGCGACACCCTGATGTTTGTCCGTTTTGTCCTTGATATGCAGAAATACAGCCCTGAGCGGGTAATTCTCCGTGTTCAGCCGGAACTGCACACGCTGATCAGTGCAAACATGCCCGACTTTGTTACAGTGGTAACAGAAAATTTCGAAAAATTCGACTGTCACTCACCGCTTCTCAGCCTGCCTCTGGTGCAGAACGTAAGAGCCAAAACAATGCCCCGTGCCGCAGGATATCTTAAGGCAGATGCAGACAAAACTGCTCATCTTTTTGACAGGTCGGTGAAAAACGTGGGGATCGCTTTCGCCACGGATAAGTCACACATAAAGCACGAAACCAGAACCATCCCCCAAGAGGCCTTCGATCCCCTGTTTGATAAAAGCATAAAACTCCACTACATCTCAAAACAGGAACCGGATGCACCGCTTCATCCCTCAATAAATGATCTCAGACCACATATAAACGATTTTGCCGACACTGCATCCGTCATAGCCAATCTTGATATGGTGATAACAGCCGACACGTCCGTTGTACATCTGGCAGGAGCTATGGGCAAAGAAACGGCACTGCTTCTGAACAGGCTCCACGACTGGCGCTGGTTCAGCATCAAGAGCGGACAAAAGACAGTATGGTATGAAAGTGTTACCGGATATGTTAAAGAGGATTCGGCGGGCTGGGAAGAACTGGTCAGCTCTGTCCGTATATAAAAAAAGGGCGGAGGTTTCAGGGCCTCCGCCTTCTGCTTTGCCCATAATCGGGCGAAATCTCCTGTGATCACAAGCACCCTAGCCGCTTAACAATCACATTTGCTTCCTCCCATGTCTCTGATAATAAGACAGCAAATCACAACTTAAGGGTGTCTATAGGATGAAAAAGTCTTAGGCTGCAGGCTTACGCCTGTTTTTCTGTTTGGCTTCATAATCGGACTTTTTCTATCCTCTGGTGTTAAACATATTACAGTCCGTTATTGCCGCAATATGTAAATATCGTTTACATAATTTTCTGTCTTTGAGTTAAGGAACTGGTTTAAAAGCATTTTTAATGTTAGGCAAATTTAACAGGCATTTAGTTTATTATTAATATAGCAGGAAATGTGAATATTCACTTTGCGGCTGTTCACTTCGGCATTGCGAACCTCGTAATAGGGAGTTTCATATTTCCCCCTTTAATAAAGGGGGATTAAGGGGGATTTACATTCCGGTTTTCTACTCTTGGAAGACTGCTTCACTTCGTTCGCAGTGACGAATCTCATGGCGAGACTCTTCGGCGATGCCTCAGAGTGACTTAAGCAGTCTACCACCCCTAGACTAACTAACCATCACGCACACCAGACTTGGAAGCTCACTTCACCCTTGCAGGGTTCGTGAAGACGTTTAGTTTCTCGGTCATTCTATTCGACAATTAATTAGAAGTAGACTCATACAGCCTTCGGCTAGTGAGTGAAACGAAGAATCTCTGCGTTTGAGATCCTTCGGCATACGCCTCAGGATGACAGGGATCTGATGTCTTTGTGACGGATGAAACGGACAAAATAGCATCAACTTCCACATCAGGAGTACTTAAGCGGCGGGATATCTGAACTTGGAAAACTCCGCTGCTTTTGGTAGATTCTGCACTAGGGAGTTTCATATTTCCCCCTTTGATAAAGGGGGATTAAGGGGGATTTACATTCCGGCTTTCTACACTTGGAAGACTGCTTCACTTCGTTCGCAGTAACAAATCTCATGGCGAGACTCTTCGGCATACGCCTCAGGAGTGCTCATACGGCAAAAAAAGGGAGGCCGAAGCCCCCCTTTTCATTAAAGTCCTAATACATCAAACATATTATAAAACCCGACAGGCTTACCCGCAAGCCACGCCGCAGCGGAAATCGCTCCGCTGGCGAATGTGTCTCTGGTGTGCGCCCTGTGAGTTATTTCGATGCGTTCGCCCTGTCCGCAGAACATCACAGTATGCTCGCCGACAATATCGCCCGCACGCAGAGTCTGCATGCCGATCTCTCTGTCGGTTCTTGCGCCTATGAGTCCGTGGCGGCTGTATGCGCCGTCCTTCTCAATATCACGGCCGAGGACGTTTGCGATAACCTCGCCCATCTTCATTGCCGTGCCGCTGGGTGCGTCTTTTTTAAGTCTGTGGTGGGCTTCCACTATCTCAATGTCGTATCTTTCGCCGATGGCCTTGGACACCATCTCCAGAACCTTGAACGTAAGGTTTACGCCGAGGCTCATGTTGGGCGAAAAGAGCACGGGGATCTTCTGCGCAAGCTCTTTGACCTTTTCGGTCTGAGCGGCGCTGAGTCCTGTGCTGCCTATCACCACAGGCTTTCCTATCTTCGCATAGGCATCCAGATTGTGCATTGTGGGCTCTGCGCCTGTGAAGTCGATGAAAACGTCACATCCGCCCAGCGCCTCCTGCATATCCGAAGTGATGGTCACGCCTATTTTGCCTATGCCGGCCACCTCGCCCGCATCGTGTCCCAGAAAGGAGGATGATGCGTGCTCCAGCGCACCCGAAACGGTGCATCTGTCGTCTTCGTTTATAAGAGCTATGATGCGGCGGCCCATTTTTCCAGCCGCACCTACCATTGCAACTTTGATCATATGATTCCGACCTGTTTCATAACAGCTGTCAGTTTCGCCGTCCCTGCCTCTGTCATGGGGATGAGGGGCAGACGGATCTCGGGGCCGATGAGTCCCATCAGCTCAAGAGCCTTTTTAACGGGGATGGGGTTTGTTTCAAGGAACAGCGCATTGAACAGGGGAAGCAGTTTGAAATGCAGTTCCCTTGCGGTTTTCATGTCGCCTGCAACGTATGCATCGTAAAGTGCCGCCGCTTCTGCGGGGCAAACGTTCACTGATGCGGAGATAACGCCGCTTGCTCCGATGCACATAAGGGGGAAGTAAAGCGAGTCTTCGCCCGCCAGCAGACCGAAGCCTTTTTCTGCGCCGGAAAGGATTGCTCCCGCCTGATCCATAGAACCGCTGGCCTCTTTAATGGCTACGATGTTAGGGATCTTTGAAAGGCGGTTGACCGTATCGGGAAGCATGTTAACGGATGTTCTGCCGGGAACGTTATACATTACTATCGGGATGTCCACACGCTCAGCAACATGTTTAAAGTGCTGATAGAGACCTTCCTGAGTAGGTTTGTTGTAGTAAGGTGTGATGATGAGCGCACCGTCTGCACCGGCTTTTTTAGCATGTTCAGTGAGATACACTGTTTCATGTGTGGAATTTGAGCCGGAGCCTGCGATAACGGGCACACGTTTCTTTGTCTGGTCGATAACTATATCTATAACTCTGCAATGCTCGTCGTGGGTCAGGGTTGCGGATTCGCCTGTGGTTCCACAGGGAACGATACCGTCAGTTCCTTTTGCGATCTGGTATTCAACCAGATTCCTCAGAGCTTCCTCGTCAACTTTGTCATTTTTAAAAGGTGTGGCAATGGCAACAATACTGCCTTCAAACATTGGATATCCTCCGGTTTATTCTATAAATAATTTAATAGTTAACAGCTTCTTCGTTCAGCTCGCCGGTGTAGATGATTCTGGCTTCACCCTCCAGATACACCTTTCCGTCTTCCAGATATACCTTCAGCAGTTTCCCGCTGGTTGTCTTCACGGTGACGGGGCTTTTCAGAAGTCCTTTAGAAACGGCGAACATGGCGCATGCGACAGAACCTGTTCCGCAAGCCATTGTTTCGCCTTCAACCCCTCTCTCATAGGT from Seleniivibrio woodruffii harbors:
- a CDS encoding tetratricopeptide repeat protein — encoded protein: MHNATPEQLLHVATQYHKEGKLDAAEKLYKTVIEVKPHDAQAWFYLGMIKYSQGTHFEAIEHLRRALELDPKNADFSNNLGEIYRQHGMLDEAEYFIRNAIVINPNQADAYSNLALICKAKGDYDSAKLYFSRSLDLNPKNANTIINVGNLFLTINEYDDAAECFLAALGLAPENPHALRGCAIALYEKGEYNAAAAMLSRLTAGKPDFHREKVDLALITLRNKDFRKGFQLLESRLKHLPHIMQGEEKNLWRGADLKGKTIYIYDEKDGLGGFGDTLMFVRFVLDMQKYSPERVILRVQPELHTLISANMPDFVTVVTENFEKFDCHSPLLSLPLVQNVRAKTMPRAAGYLKADADKTAHLFDRSVKNVGIAFATDKSHIKHETRTIPQEAFDPLFDKSIKLHYISKQEPDAPLHPSINDLRPHINDFADTASVIANLDMVITADTSVVHLAGAMGKETALLLNRLHDWRWFSIKSGQKTVWYESVTGYVKEDSAGWEELVSSVRI
- the dapB gene encoding 4-hydroxy-tetrahydrodipicolinate reductase is translated as MIKVAMVGAAGKMGRRIIALINEDDRCTVSGALEHASSSFLGHDAGEVAGIGKIGVTITSDMQEALGGCDVFIDFTGAEPTMHNLDAYAKIGKPVVIGSTGLSAAQTEKVKELAQKIPVLFSPNMSLGVNLTFKVLEMVSKAIGERYDIEIVEAHHRLKKDAPSGTAMKMGEVIANVLGRDIEKDGAYSRHGLIGARTDREIGMQTLRAGDIVGEHTVMFCGQGERIEITHRAHTRDTFASGAISAAAWLAGKPVGFYNMFDVLGL
- the dapA gene encoding 4-hydroxy-tetrahydrodipicolinate synthase — its product is MFEGSIVAIATPFKNDKVDEEALRNLVEYQIAKGTDGIVPCGTTGESATLTHDEHCRVIDIVIDQTKKRVPVIAGSGSNSTHETVYLTEHAKKAGADGALIITPYYNKPTQEGLYQHFKHVAERVDIPIVMYNVPGRTSVNMLPDTVNRLSKIPNIVAIKEASGSMDQAGAILSGAEKGFGLLAGEDSLYFPLMCIGASGVISASVNVCPAEAAALYDAYVAGDMKTARELHFKLLPLFNALFLETNPIPVKKALELMGLIGPEIRLPLIPMTEAGTAKLTAVMKQVGII